The Vicia villosa cultivar HV-30 ecotype Madison, WI linkage group LG1, Vvil1.0, whole genome shotgun sequence genome includes a region encoding these proteins:
- the LOC131616842 gene encoding GDSL esterase/lipase At5g33370-like, producing MASSLVLKSCCCIIMIITILFMAFGFGYAQPTRAFFVFGDSIADNGNNHFLATTARADTPPYGIDFPSHKATGRFSNGLNIPDILSEQLGLEPTLPYLSPLLVGEKLLVGANFASAGIGILNDTGFQFLEVLHIDKQLKLFGHYQQRLSLHIGEEEAKKVVNKAIVLIILGGNDFVNNYYLVPFSARSRQFSLPDYVTYLISEYRKILRKLYDLGARKVLVTGTGPIGCVPAELALRSRNGNCDVELERAAALYNPQLVEMIKGLNREIGFDAFIAANAHQMHMDFITNPQAYGFVTSKIACCGQGPYNGIGLCTPLSNLCPNRDLYAFWDPFHPSEKASRLIVQQILTGSNEYMHPMNLSTVLAMD from the exons ATGGCTAGTTCTTTAGTTTTAAAGTCTTGTTGTtgtataataatgataataacaaTTTTGTTTATGGCTTTTGGTTTTGGTTATGCTCAACCAACTAGAGCTTTTTTCGTTTTCGGTGATTCGATTGCGGATAATGGGAATAATCATTTCTTAGCAACGACGGCTCGTGCTGATACTCCTCCTTATGGCATTGACTTCCCTTCGCATAAAGCCACCGGACGTTTCTCTAATGGCCTAAACATTCCAGACATACTTA GTGAGCAACTTGGTTTAGAACCAACTCTTCCTTACTTAAGTCCTTTACTAGTTGGAGAAAAACTTTTAGTTGGAGCAAATTTCGCGTCCGCGGGGATTGGAATTCTCAATGATACCGGatttcaattt CTAGAAGTCTTGCACATTGACAAGCAATTGAAGCTTTTCGGTCACTACCAGCAAAGGTTGAGTTTACATATTGGTGAAGAAGAAGCGAAGAAAGTTGTGAACAAAGCAATAGTACTCATCATTCTCGGAGGCAACGATTTCGTCAACAATTATTATTTGGTCCCATTTTCAGCCAGATCTCGCCAATTTTCTCTCCCGGACTATGTCACCTATCTCATTTCTGAGTACAGAAAAATTCTAAGG AAACTTTATGATTTGGGAGCTCGTAAGGTTCTCGTAACAGGTACGGGACCAATAGGCTGTGTGCCAGCTGAGTTAGCCTTGAGAAGCAGAAATGGCAACTGTGACGTGGAACTCGAGCGAGCCGCGGCATTGTACAATCCACAGCTTGTTGAAATGATTAAAGGACTTAATAGAGAGATTGGTTTTGATGCTTTCATTGCTGCTAATGCACATCAAATGCATATGGATTTTATTACCAACCCTCAAGCTTATG GTTTTGTTACATCAAAGATAGCATGTTGTGGACAAGGGCCATACAATGGGATTGGACTTTGTACACCACTTTCGAACTTGTGTCCGAATAGAGATCTTTACGCGTTTTGGGATCCTTTTCATCCATCTGAGAAAGCTAGCAGACTCATAGTTCAACAGATCTTAACTGGTTCCAATGAGTATATGCATCCTATGAATCTTAGTACTGTTTTGGCCATGGATTAG
- the LOC131616857 gene encoding GDSL esterase/lipase At5g33370-like, translating to MASFLVFTSHILVILCLSIGYYMNGVDAARAFFVFGDSLVDNGNNNFLATLARADAPPYGIDYPTGRPTGRFSNGLNIPDLISKELGSETTLPYLSPKLKGKKLLVGANFASAGVGILNDTGFQFIEIIRMHKQLDLFEEYKKKLSALIGDKEAIKLVNGALVLISCGGNDFVNNYYLVSNSLRSRQYDLPKFVNYLITEYKKILRRLYKLGARRVVVTGTGPMGCVPAELARRGGPNNECSVELERAASLYNPELFQMIIELNREKGSDVFVVVTMDVKGSFENEFVETKEACCGQGPYNGIGLCTLASNICQNREDYLFWDSFHPSEKANKLIVEKIMTASTEFIYPMNLSTILALDSKINSTV from the exons ATGGCTAGTTTTCTTGTTTTCACATCCCACATTCTTGTAATTTTGTGTCTATCAATTGGCTATTATATGAATGGTGTTGATGCGGCTCGCGCTTTCTTCGTGTTTGGAGATTCACTCGTCGATAATGGCAACAACAATTTCTTGGCCACATTGGCTCGAGCCGACGCTCCGCCTTATGGCATTGATTATCCGACCGGCCGACCCACTGGACGTTTCTCTAATGGCTTAAACATTCCTGATTTAATCA GTAAAGAACTTGGATCAGAAACCACATTGCCATATTTAAGTCCTAAGCTCAAAGGGAAGAAATTGCTTGTTGGTGCCAACTTTGCTTCTGCTGGTGTTGGAATTCTCAATGACACTGGATTTCAATTT ATAGAAATAATCAGAATGCACAAACAGTTAGATCTTTTTGAAGAATACAAGAAAAAGTTAAGTGCTTTAATTGGAGATAAAGAAGCTATAAAATTAGTAAATGGAGCATTAGTACTAATCTCATGTGGTGGTAATGATTTTGTGAATAACTACTATTTGGTGTCAAACTCCCTAAGATCGCGCCAATATGATTTACCGAAGTTCGTTAACTATCTGATCACCGAATACAAGAAGATTTTACgg AGACTATATAAGCTTGGAGCGCGTAGGGTGGTGGTGACAGGAACGGGTCCAATGGGCTGTGTTCCAGCGGAATTAGCCCGTCGAGGAGGTCCAAATAACGAATGCTCGGTTGAGTTAGAGCGCGCTGCATCCTTATATAACCCAGAACTTTTTCAGATGATCATAGAACTTAACCGAGAGAAAGGTTCTGATGTCTTCGTCGTCGTTACCATGGATGTGAAGGGCAGTTTTGAAAACG AATTTGTTGAAACAAAAGAAGCATGTTGTGGCCAAGGACCATATAATGGAATTGGATTATGCACATTGGCATCAAACATATGTCAAAACCGTGAAGACTATTTGTTTTGGGATTCATTTCATCCATCAGAGAAAGCTAACAAGTTGATTGTTGAGAAAATTATGACAGCTTCCACAGAGTTCATATATCCTATGAATCTCAGTACCATTTTGGCTTTGGATTCCAAGATCAATAGTACTGTCTAG